The Acidianus infernus genome window below encodes:
- a CDS encoding archease — protein MKKFEFFDNTADVGIKAYGRTLEEAFENSALAVFEVMTDTSKVDPVEERKVTIDGIDLENLLYRWIEALLVYYDSELMLFSKFKVKIDQDNMRLEGEAWGEKFNEEKHERRTLVKAMTYSLMSINKVGDMYEITFVVDI, from the coding sequence ATGAAGAAATTTGAGTTCTTTGACAATACAGCAGATGTTGGGATAAAGGCCTATGGTAGAACTCTTGAGGAAGCCTTTGAGAACTCCGCTTTAGCAGTTTTTGAGGTAATGACTGATACCTCTAAAGTGGATCCGGTAGAAGAGAGAAAGGTAACTATAGATGGAATAGACTTAGAAAACTTATTATATAGATGGATTGAGGCCCTTTTAGTATACTATGATTCAGAATTAATGCTATTTAGTAAATTTAAAGTGAAAATTGATCAAGATAATATGAGATTGGAAGGAGAAGCTTGGGGTGAAAAGTTTAATGAGGAAAAACACGAGAGAAGAACACTAGTAAAAGCAATGACTTATAGCTTAATGTCTATTAATAAAGTAGGGGACATGTATGAAATTACCTTTGTAGTAGATATTTAA
- the cedA gene encoding DNA import protein CedA translates to MFNIGEMLFLASSLGALTYFIGTLIMGLPIPIYGVKRWGPKLILDGLYVTALINAYGSILTLSSMIQSYLGATWCNYFKWVCCLIIQEIALNTFLRTIYGIIAVASGPAAGVLLSEVGVLFSLFGSLITTSETLLIIARIVYEYSQVFVALGILLISIPFRVGRGVGGSLIGFSIVFYAGLPYLPNFLTSLGVNVLQGLNNIPNNNVCCIIIYLMTKVVPLLIEGTIVFPIAYMIILSGISVGVGAAISGYSSRLPIPIEIF, encoded by the coding sequence TTGTTTAATATAGGCGAAATGTTATTTCTTGCTTCCTCGCTTGGGGCATTAACTTACTTTATTGGAACGTTAATTATGGGTCTTCCAATACCGATATATGGAGTAAAAAGATGGGGGCCAAAATTAATATTAGACGGATTATACGTTACTGCATTAATTAATGCTTATGGTAGTATTCTGACTTTATCATCCATGATTCAGTCATATCTAGGTGCTACATGGTGTAACTACTTTAAGTGGGTATGTTGTTTAATAATTCAAGAAATTGCTCTTAATACATTCTTAAGAACGATATACGGAATAATAGCAGTAGCTAGCGGTCCTGCTGCAGGAGTCTTATTATCTGAGGTCGGTGTACTTTTTTCATTATTTGGAAGTTTAATAACTACTTCAGAAACATTACTTATAATAGCAAGAATAGTTTATGAATATTCTCAAGTATTTGTAGCTTTAGGTATATTATTAATTTCTATACCATTTAGAGTCGGAAGAGGGGTAGGAGGTTCACTTATAGGATTTTCTATAGTATTTTATGCCGGATTGCCATATTTGCCTAATTTTCTAACATCATTAGGAGTCAACGTTCTACAAGGTTTAAATAACATACCTAATAATAATGTATGTTGTATTATAATTTATCTCATGACTAAAGTCGTTCCACTGCTTATTGAAGGTACTATAGTATTTCCTATAGCGTACATGATTATATTAAGTGGTATTTCTGTAGGTGTAGGTGCTGCAATAAGCGGATACTCATCTAGGTTACCAATTCCTATAGAAATATTTTAG
- the cedA1 gene encoding DNA import protein CedA1: MSGIESLISNLTTQITETAWSIFILSWAVGWALRGSPIPIFRIKRGGQDIIEDAIIAAFWLAIGSTVFSLISYLAGQV, translated from the coding sequence ATGTCTGGTATAGAGAGTCTAATATCTAATTTAACGACTCAAATAACAGAAACTGCATGGAGTATATTTATATTATCATGGGCAGTAGGTTGGGCCTTAAGAGGCTCTCCTATCCCAATATTTAGAATAAAGCGAGGTGGCCAAGATATTATAGAAGATGCTATAATAGCGGCTTTTTGGTTAGCCATAGGTAGCACAGTATTTAGTTTAATATCATACTTAGCAGGTCAAGTGTGA
- the cmk gene encoding (d)CMP kinase has translation MIIVISGPSGSGKTTVAKILSEKLKLRFVSAGQLFREMAASLGKDIIEMNKSAEKKFDIDKLIDEKILDEAKKGNVIIESHIAGWLLSGIADYTIYLWANIEERAKRISIRDKIPYEEALIKIMEREQSHYFRFWKYYGIDLLDLTPFDMVINTSNIDINRIVNIILEYIGKNTSV, from the coding sequence ATGATTATTGTTATAAGTGGGCCTTCTGGCAGTGGAAAAACCACTGTTGCCAAAATTTTGTCTGAAAAACTGAAACTTAGGTTTGTATCTGCAGGACAGTTATTTAGAGAAATGGCGGCAAGTTTAGGAAAAGATATAATTGAGATGAATAAATCTGCAGAAAAAAAATTTGATATAGATAAATTAATAGATGAGAAAATCCTAGACGAAGCAAAAAAAGGAAATGTAATTATAGAGTCTCATATAGCTGGTTGGTTACTTAGTGGGATTGCTGATTATACAATATATCTTTGGGCTAATATCGAGGAAAGAGCTAAAAGGATATCAATTAGAGATAAAATTCCCTATGAAGAAGCTCTAATTAAAATTATGGAAAGAGAACAAAGTCATTATTTTAGATTTTGGAAATATTATGGGATAGATTTGCTAGATTTAACTCCTTTTGATATGGTTATAAATACTTCTAATATAGATATTAATAGAATAGTAAATATTATCCTTGAGTATATTGGTAAAAACACTTCCGTTTAG
- a CDS encoding 50S ribosomal protein L34e, with protein sequence MPKPQFRSRSYRKIHIRTPSGESTLHFERRKNKLAHCAMCGNPLNAVKTNKIYSFSLSEKRPERPFGGYLCHKCLENLIKLSVRGIS encoded by the coding sequence ATGCCTAAACCACAGTTTAGGTCTAGGTCTTATAGAAAAATACATATTAGAACTCCTAGTGGTGAATCCACGCTTCATTTTGAAAGAAGAAAGAATAAATTAGCTCACTGTGCTATGTGCGGAAATCCTCTAAATGCAGTAAAGACTAACAAAATTTATTCGTTCTCTTTATCTGAGAAAAGGCCAGAGAGACCTTTTGGTGGGTACTTGTGCCATAAGTGTCTTGAAAATTTGATCAAGTTGAGTGTGAGAGGAATATCATGA